Proteins from a single region of Centropristis striata isolate RG_2023a ecotype Rhode Island chromosome 9, C.striata_1.0, whole genome shotgun sequence:
- the ccn1 gene encoding CCN family member 1 has product MLMLTVVVAFLGSFNLVLSSSCPSVCECPPEMPKCAPGVSVVLDGCGCCKVCARQLNEDCSLTEPCDHTKGLECNFGASFAAATTRGICRAKSEGRPCEYNSKIYQNGESFQPNCKHQCTCIDGAVGCVPLCPQELSLPNLGCANPRLVKVAGQCCEEWLCDDGRDTDILEKIFGKDMVTDELERDLTNRNELIAIVKGGLKSLPAFRPQPEVHMFDNQKCIVQTTPWSQCSKSCGTGISTRVTNNNSECKLVKETRICEVRPCTQSPYSSLKKGKKCSRTKKSSQPVKFTYAGCSSLKKYRPKYCGACVDGRCCSPHDTRTIRVKFRCEDGETFNKNIMMIESCKCTYNCPHANEASYPFYRLSNDIHKFRD; this is encoded by the exons ATGCTGATGCTTACTGTTGTCGTTGCCTTCCTTGGAAGCTTCAATCTG gtcctttcctcctcctgcccATCCGTGTGTGAGTGTCCGCCGGAGATGCCCAAGTGCGCACCCGGCGTGAGCGTCGTCCTGGACGGCTGCGGCTGCTGCAAAGTTTGCGCCAGGCAGCTGAACGAGGACTGCAGCCTGACCGAGCCTTGTGACCACACTAAAGGGCTGGAGTGTAACTTTGGGGCCAGCTTCGCTGCTGCTACTACTCGTGGCATCTGCCGAG CCAAGTCAGAGGGCAGACCCTGCGAGTATAACAGCAAGATCTACCAGAACGGAGAGAGCTTCCAGCCCAACTGTAAACACCAGTGCACATGTATCGATGGGGCGGTGGGATGTGTCCCGCTGTGCCCGCAGGAGCTCTCCCTGCCCAACCTGGGCTGTGCCAACCCCAGACTGGTCAAGGTAGCAGGCCAGTGCTGCGAAGAGTGGTTGTGTGATGATGGCAGGGACACAGACATCCTGGAGAAGATCTTTGGCAAAGACATGGTGACTGATGAGTTGGAAAGAGATCTCACCAACAGGAACGAGCTCATTGCCATTGTGAAGGGAGGACTCAAGTCTCTACCTG CCTTCAGACCACAGCCTGAAGTCCACATGTTTGACAACCAGAAGTGCATCGTCCAAACCACACCCTGGTCCCAGTGCTCCAAGAGCTGTGGAACAGGCATCTCAACCAGAgtcaccaacaacaacagcgaGTGCAAGCTGGTCAAAGAGACAAGAATCTGTGAAGTGCGGCCATGCACCCAGTCACCTTACTCCAGTCTGAAG AAAGGAAAGAAGTGCAGCAGAACTAAGAAGTCCAGCCAGCCGGTGAAGTTCACCTACGCCGGCTGCTCCAGCCTGAAGAAGTACAGGCCCAAGTACTGTGGCGCCTGCGTTGATGGCCGCTGCTGCAGCCCCCACGACACCAGAACCATCCGCGTCAAGTTCCGCTGCGAGGACGGCGAGACCTTCAACAAGAACATCATGATGATTGAGTCCTGCAAGTGCACCTACAACTGTCCCCATGCCAACGAAGCCTCCTACCCCTTCTACCGCCTCTCCAACGACATCCACAAGTTCAGAGACTGA